A region from the Longimicrobiaceae bacterium genome encodes:
- the mreC gene encoding rod shape-determining protein MreC, which yields MALFLLVLPDRYRQATAGAIRGTVLYPVIAMQRGAVDRDGRFADATAIRAERDSLAAFLVGQASLASENRQLRSLLGMRERLPSSFVSAELVRPGGSAPPGTFLLTVGAEDGVRPGSAVVTSQGLVGMVSEVYRGNSVAFDWTHPNFRASAVSEDGETYGIVEPRSGRGGERLLALTSTALHTVPDSGATIVTSGSGGTYPRGIPIGNVVGTESVASSWQRIYLIRPFVSPAEMTHVLVLGEAQAGATDRDLAAAWGIRLREGPPPDSITLPVAPPPPAAAPA from the coding sequence GTGGCGCTCTTCCTCCTCGTCCTCCCCGACCGGTACCGCCAGGCGACCGCGGGCGCGATCCGGGGGACCGTGCTCTACCCGGTGATCGCCATGCAGCGCGGCGCCGTGGACCGCGACGGCCGCTTCGCGGACGCGACCGCGATCCGGGCGGAGCGCGACAGCCTGGCCGCGTTCCTGGTGGGGCAGGCGAGCCTCGCCTCCGAGAACCGGCAGCTCCGGTCCCTCCTCGGGATGCGCGAGCGCCTCCCCAGCTCGTTCGTGTCGGCGGAGCTGGTCCGCCCGGGCGGCTCGGCGCCGCCAGGGACCTTTCTCCTCACCGTGGGCGCGGAGGACGGGGTGCGGCCGGGGTCGGCGGTGGTGACCTCGCAGGGGCTCGTGGGGATGGTATCGGAGGTGTACCGGGGGAACTCGGTGGCGTTCGACTGGACCCACCCGAACTTCCGCGCCAGCGCCGTTTCGGAGGACGGGGAAACGTACGGGATCGTGGAGCCCCGCAGCGGCCGGGGCGGGGAGCGGCTCCTGGCGCTGACCTCCACGGCGCTGCACACGGTGCCGGACTCGGGGGCGACCATCGTGACCTCGGGGAGCGGCGGCACCTATCCGCGCGGGATCCCCATCGGCAACGTGGTGGGGACGGAGAGCGTGGCGAGCAGCTGGCAGCGGATCTACCTGATCCGCCCCTTCGTGTCGCCGGCGGAGATGACGCACGTGCTGGTGCTCGGCGAGGCCCAGGCGGGGGCGACCGACCGCGACCTTGCGGCGGCGTGGGGGATCCGCCTCCGCGAGGGTCCGCCGCCGGACTCCATCACCCTCCCGGTGGCGCCGCCCCCGCCGGCCGCGGCTCCCGCC
- a CDS encoding rod shape-determining protein encodes MAFGWLKSGSFIPVNDIAVDLGTANTLVYVKGEGIVLNEPSVVAMEKASNRIKGIGLEAKRMLGRTPEGVTAIRPLKDGVIADVDVTEIMLRYFLTTVTSKRFLKLKPTMVVGVPSGITELERRAVRSSAHAAGAKEVYMVAEPMAAAIGVGLPVETPTGNMVIDIGGGTTEIAVIALSGIVCDTSIRVGGDEIDNAIVTFLRKNYNLMIGEATAEAVKIQIGSAFSTGEEREMDVKGRDLVSGIPKTVRVHSQEIRECIQEPIQAIVEAVRRALEITPPELASDIVDRGIVMTGGGALIRGLDVLIARETNLPIHVDEEPLTCVVRGAGRILDDIEKYRGVLTT; translated from the coding sequence ATGGCCTTCGGCTGGCTCAAGTCGGGAAGCTTCATTCCGGTCAACGACATCGCGGTTGACCTGGGGACGGCGAACACGCTCGTTTACGTGAAGGGCGAAGGGATCGTCCTGAACGAGCCGTCGGTGGTCGCCATGGAGAAGGCGAGCAACCGGATCAAGGGGATCGGCCTGGAGGCGAAGCGGATGCTCGGCCGCACGCCGGAGGGCGTCACGGCAATCCGCCCCCTCAAGGACGGGGTGATCGCCGACGTGGACGTGACGGAGATCATGCTCCGCTACTTCCTGACGACGGTGACCTCCAAGCGGTTCCTGAAGCTCAAGCCGACCATGGTGGTGGGGGTGCCGTCCGGGATCACGGAGCTGGAGCGGCGCGCGGTTCGGTCGAGCGCGCACGCGGCGGGCGCCAAGGAGGTGTACATGGTCGCCGAGCCCATGGCGGCGGCGATCGGGGTGGGGCTCCCGGTGGAGACCCCCACCGGGAACATGGTGATCGACATCGGCGGGGGGACCACGGAGATCGCGGTGATCGCGCTTTCCGGGATCGTCTGCGACACGTCGATCCGGGTGGGCGGGGACGAGATCGACAACGCGATCGTCACCTTCCTGCGCAAGAACTACAACCTGATGATCGGCGAGGCCACGGCCGAGGCGGTGAAGATCCAGATCGGCTCGGCCTTCAGCACCGGCGAGGAGCGCGAGATGGACGTGAAGGGGCGCGACCTCGTGTCCGGGATTCCCAAGACGGTGCGGGTTCACTCGCAGGAGATCCGCGAGTGCATCCAGGAGCCGATCCAGGCCATCGTGGAGGCGGTGCGGCGGGCGCTGGAGATCACGCCGCCGGAGCTGGCCTCCGACATCGTGGACCGGGGGATCGTCATGACGGGAGGGGGGGCGCTGATCCGCGGGCTCGACGTGCTGATCGCCCGCGAGACCAACCTCCCGATCCACGTGGACGAGGAGCCGCTGACCTGCGTCGTGCGCGGGGCGGGGCGGATCCTCGACGACATCGAGAAATACCGCGGAGTGTTGACAACCTGA